CGTACAGTTTAACCAACCGTTCGTTAAAAATAGTGTAAAGCGAGGCCAGGAATGATGAGATCACACCTAATACAATACCCGTGCGAAATGAGGTATCGAAATGGAATATCAAGCCTATACCTGCCAGGGTAAGCGCACTCAATAATAACTCGGTAATATTGAATGGTTTTTTATTAACCATCGGTGCCAGAAAGGCGGTAAAAAAGCTGGTTAAACAATAGCACACCACCCCTACCGATACATTGGAGTATTTGATGCTTGCGTAAAAGAAAACCCAGTGGGTAGCAATTAAAAGCCCGGCGCGGCTCATTTGCCAGATGTTACCGGCAGGATACCGAAAATGCGGCCTCCTGATCCAGACAATCAGTGCCAGGAACAGGAATGAAAATAAAGTTCGATATAAAGTAAGTGTATATTCGTTTAAAGAGATGAGCTTGCCGAACACACCGGTAAA
The sequence above is a segment of the Mucilaginibacter celer genome. Coding sequences within it:
- a CDS encoding DMT family transporter → MKKTFIMLHIAVILAGFTGVFGKLISLNEYTLTLYRTLFSFLFLALIVWIRRPHFRYPAGNIWQMSRAGLLIATHWVFFYASIKYSNVSVGVVCYCLTSFFTAFLAPMVNKKPFNITELLLSALTLAGIGLIFHFDTSFRTGIVLGVISSFLASLYTIFNERLVKLYDAGVINMYQMLAGSVALAVLLPVYLNFFPSDKIVPGITDTLYLLLLSLFCTVGLYVLVAEVLKKISAFTVNLSFNLEPVYSILLAMVLFNESRQLNISFYGGLLIIIISVILQAGLSQRKTSAAGRAQVS